GCATGCTGTTGCCGGCCATCACGATACAGAAGAATGTATACCTGGCGGAGATCTTACCATTGGAAAGAGTCACGTACACTGCCAGGTGCTTCAATTGCAGGTGAATCCATTTCAAGAAAATCCTGAAGCTGCACTACCGCAGCGACTCGTATCTGCAACAATAAAAGTCTTTCCCTCCCCGAAAGCTTCTTCTTTTATTCCCACAGTGATTATCACACTGCGCGGACCACCTTCTATGGCATGACCTTTTTATAAGGCCGTTTTATCAATCGAAATACACGTTTTGTTCCCTTTGCCACTTAATAAGAGGCAATCATGATAATCCCATTCGTATGAGATATTCAAGACTTTTAATTTCAATAATTAAATGCTGTTGCTGCACTTTGCTGTTATTATCCCACCATCAGGCAAAGGCACAGATAAGCAGCGACAGTACTGCTGTTGATTCCGTGTTGTTAATCGAAATGGCAAAAGAAATGGAAGCAGCACAAGAAACTTCGGCTGCACCACGGGCTGCAGCTTCACCCAATCCAGACATCAGTGCTATTGGTGATTTCCAGGGTTCGTATAATAGTGAAGCAGAAAGAAATTTTGATTGGTACCTGCATGAAGCGGAGGTTTCATTGCAGGCAGTTGTAGATCCATATGTAAGAGCAGATTTGTTTCTTTCATTCGGAAGAGATCCTGAAACACTGAAGTATGGTGTGGATGTGGAAGAAGGTTATCTCACCACGCTTTCACTTCCAGCGAAGCTGCAATTAAAGGTCGGAAAATTCAGGCAGGCATTGGGTCGTATCAATCCGGTGCATCCACACGCTTTACCCTTTATTGATATGCCGAATGCTTTCGTAAACTATTTCGGAGAAGAAGGATTGAATGATGAAGGCATTTCATTGAGCTGGCTGATTCCGAATCATACATTTTACCAGGAGCTTACTTTCCAGGCAACAGCCGGCTTTTCAGAAACGCCGAGTTTCGAAAGAAGCAACGGTAATCAATTTGTTTATCTCGGTCATTTAAAAAATTTCTGGGATCTCACGCCAAATGCTACACTTGAGTTCGGAATAAGCGCAGTAACGGGTCCGAATGATTCATCAGGCACCACTAATATTGCAGCGGCAGATCTTACTTACAAATGGAAACCTGTTCAGTTGAACACTTACCATTCACTCACCTGGCAAACGGAGTTCTTCTATAGCAATGCCAACTTCAGTGAAAACAATAAAGTCAATTCTTTCGGCCTCTATTCTTTCATTACTTATCAGCTTGCAAAACGATGGATGACAACATTGCGATATGATTATTCACAACAACCTTATTCTTCAAAGGAAACAGAGCAGGCAGCGTCACTCACCTTTGAATGGTATGCGACAGAGTTTCAAAAAATAGGATTGGAAGGAAAAGTGACTGATCCCGGTGATCGTGATACTTTTTTTGAAGGATGGTTGCGATGGATTTTTATTATCGGATCACATGGCGCCCATCAGTATTAGCATTTAGAATGGAGAACTATGAATTTTAAAAAAAAGAAAAAGAAAATCTATGAGAACAATGAGAATCATCTGGATGGCTGTGATTTCAAGCTGCATTTCATTTTACAGTTTGGGTGGAACAATAAAAGTTGTTACCACGCTAACAGATTTAAAAAGTATTGCGGAGTTTATTGGTGGAGATAAAGTATCTGCTACTTCTATTGCTACCGGTTATCAGAATCCGCATTTCGTTGACCCTAAGCCAAGCTACATCATGAGCTTGACCAATGCAGATTTATTCGTAACCGTTGGATTGGATCTGGAAACCGGATGGTCGCCGCAATTGCTTACCAGTTCGCGCAACAATAAAATTCAAAAGGGATCAGCCGGTTATGTAGATGCATCCATTGGTGTAAATCTGTTGCAGGTACCTTCTGCTATCAACCGTGCTGAAGGTGATATTCATATTTATGGCAACCCGCACTATTGGCTTGATCCGTTAAATGGAAAAGTAATTGCAAGAAATATCTGCAATGGATTGGAACGTGTATCACCGGAGAATAAAGCGTATTTCGAAAGTAACCTCACCGCATTCAATACAATGATTGATGCAAAAATGAAACAGTGGCTTGCTGCAATGGCGCCGTATAGAGGTGCAAAGCTGATTGCTTACCACAACGAGTGGTGCTACTTTGAAAACAGGTTCGGGTTAAAAATTGTCGACTTCATGGAACCCAAGCCTGGTATTCCGCCTACGCCTTCACAATTGGTGAAGGTGATAAACGAAGTCAACACCAATCATATCAAAGTGATTATTTCTTCACCCTACTTCACTACTTCATCGTCAGATGTGGTAGCAAAAGAAACAGGTGTTAAAGTGCTTACACTAGCTACTTCGGCAGGAGCTTTTGATGGTGTCAAAAATTACTTTGATTTGTTTGAATATAATGTCAGACAACTTGTGAGTGCGTTGAAATAGTGGTTTATAGATATTAGTCATTGAGTCATTAGTCAATAATCAAAAGTTAATAGTCAAAAGTCAATAATCATTTTGTAGCTGTTGATTGCTTACTTTATCGTGTTTGGTGAATGACGTAAAGTTAGTTTGACTTTATGAATCGGCACATTTGCACATTAATTCAGAGGCACATCAATTCAGCAGATTTCAAAGCTCATACTTCATTAGTCATCAATTCTAAAAAAAAACCTCATGTTTCAGATGTTTCAATTGCCGTTTATGGTACAGGCTTTTGTGGTGGCAATAATCACAGGCGTACTGCTTTCCTATCTGGGCGTTCATGTAGTGGGGAGAGGAATCGTATTTGTTGATCTTGCCTTGGGTCAGATTTCTTCGCTGGGAGTTGCTTTTGCTGCATTCATCGGATTTGGTGTTACCACTATTCCTTTGGCATTTACATTAGTTGGAGCTTTGCTGATGTCTTTCATCAGCATTCGTGATAAGCGGTTAAAGCAGGAAGCGATCATTGGTATTTTATATGCATTCGCATCTGCGCTCACCGTTTTGCTGATTTCAAAAACACCGCATGGTGATGCTGACATCCAGGAAGTATTATTCGGCAGTATTTTATCAGTGAGCTGGGAACAGATCATTGCAATCAGCATCGTGTTTGGCCTCATAGCATTTGTTCATGGTATTTTCTACCGGAAATTTTTTGCACTCACCGAGTCCTTTGAAAATGGTGATCATCATCAAGCCGGAATTTTCAATAGTTGGAATTTTCTCTTTTACATTTCAATTGGCCTCGCCATCGTATATGCAGTGAAGGTAAATGGTGTAATTCCGGTTTTCTCCTATCTCATTATTCCGGCTGTGACCGCTATCATGCTTACAAAAAATAACCTGCTGGTACTTTTAATTTCACTTCTGATCAGCGTGTCGGGAAGTTTTGTAGGGTTGAATGTTTCGTTTCATTATGATTTTCCTGCCGGATCGTCGATTGTTGCAGTACTAGGTTCAATTTTTATCCTTGCTTCACTTTATAAAATGTTGAGCAATGTTGGCAAAGAAAAAAACATGAATGCTTAAATTGATTTGTTGAAATACTTTGTGGATGAATAGCAGAAGTAAGCGTGATCAGCAGCCGCCTGAAAGGGTACAATGCTGAAAGTATTTTTCGGCCGGAATGAAAAGTTTAACGCCTTGGAGGAAAAGATTTAAATTGTAATTTACTCTCGCAACAGGGATTCAATGATTAATATTTATTTCAGACAGCAGGATAAAATAGTGCGGGAGTCGGATTTACGCACGTTGCCGCAGATAGATCCGCTCAACGTGGTGTGGGTGGATCTAAACAGGCTCGATGAGCTGGAGACACGTTATATCAGCAGCAAGTTTGGAATTAATTTAAGTGAAAAGCAGCAGCAGGAAGAAATTGAGAGTAGCTCCCGGTATCATGAAACCAACAAGATCATTGTTGCGAACTCCAACTTCTTACTCCAACAAGGAGATACCTACATAAGCGATCCGGCCTCTTTTATTTTGAAAAACAATTACCTGATCACACACCGAACAAATGAGTTCCGGTCATTTACAGAAATTTCGAAACGGGTGTTATACGCACCAAAGTCATTCCCGTCAGGTTACCATGTGATGTTGTCGATTTTTGAAAACCGCATTGACTTTGATGCTGACTTGCTCGAGAACATCGCGAAAGAGATATCGCGCATCGGCAAATTCATGGGCGCAGAGCAAAAAGCGGATAAAGAAATTCTCATTCGTGCTACGCAGTTGCAGGAAATGACGATGTTGCTCCGTCAGAATATGATTGACAAGCAGCGTATGATTTCCGCCATGTTGCGCAGCGATCACTTTCCGAAAGATTGTTATGAGCGATTACGTATGATGATTAAAGATGTGAATTCACTGATGGATCACACTACTTTCAGTTTCGACAGGCTCGAATATTTACAGGATACATTTCTTGGCCTGATCAATATCGAACAAAACAAGATCATCAAACTCTTTACGGTTGCCTCAGTGGTTTTTCTTCCTCCCACATTAGTAGCTTCTATTTATGGAATGAACTTCGATACGCTGCCCGAGCTGCACTGGAAGTATGGATATCTCTTTGCTTTGGTGCTCATGCTGCTGTCTTCCTTGCTAACACTTTGGATTTTCAGGCGCAACAGGTGGTTATAAATATTCAACTGAATGTTGTCCGCCCATCTTCCCTGTTGCAGTTCATAGCCTTTCGATTTCAAAAATGCCATCGCTTAATATTTTGAACCCGGATTATTTTCCCGCATTTTTCAGTTGAAATCCTGCTACGCTGAACTGCAAATGTGGTTGAAGTAATATTTCCCAAACCCAAAGCAGTGCTAGGCCAGGGTTAAACCAGCTTTGTTTTGAAATATTAAATGCGGGTTTATGTGATCCAAATAAGAATACCTGATCTATGAATAAAAAAACCGGCGGTGAATTGCGCCGGCTTCAATTGCTTGATTTTCAATTTCAAAGAGTGTTTTTCAGCGAACCAATTCCATTTGTTTTGTCGCAATAATTTTTCCATCCACATACAAAGTGTAAGCGTAGGTACCTGCTGCAAATATTCCTGCATCAAGTCGCAGGTGATCTTCATTGCAGGAAACCGGAATCACACTGATTACTTCTGCAGACGAAGTATTGGTGATCATGATAGAAGCATCGTGACAGTTGGATGGAATGCGGAAGGGAATTAATGTGGAGTTGTCAAAGGGATTTGGGATATTCTGCCCAAGCAATGCAATGTGTTCGGATGCTGTGAATGAAAGCTTGGCGAAACCATCATTCGAAGAAGCTTGATTGGCTGACATTGATTGTTTTAATTCAACTATCTGTTGCTGTAAATTTTCATTCTGAGATTTAATTTCATCGTTTTGTTTTGACAACTCCTGAACGGATTTTACCAAAGGAACAACAAAATCAGAGTAGCTTAAACCATAAGGATCTTTCTCGTTTTGTGGTTTATAAATCCCACTGAAGTCGTAATTTATTTTTTCTGCAGCGGCTTCAACTTCCTGAGCAATGAATCCTGTGTATTGAATTTCTTCTTTCTTCGTGATTTCTTCTTCATAACCATTAGTTTCATTTTTGTCCCCAGATTGGATCCCAATAAATTTATTGAGACCATGAATATCATAATTGTAGGTAACAGGTTTCAATTGATTTATAAATGACAATCCCGGAACATTTTCTTCTATATTTTTCTTGAAACGGCCATCAGAATAAATTACAAAACTGCCAGCAGCTTTAACGGATGTTACAGTTGTACCGCCTAACATCACTTGATTGCTGGCGGTGATAGTGGCTCCATATCCCAAGGAAGAGGAATAGTTGAAACCAGCGGCATTAGCCCCGGCCTGGAAGCCGACGCAGGTGTTGCCATTGCCAATTGCCAGATCTCCAAACTGACCTGCAACCCCGCTTCCATATCCCACTGCAGTATTCGCGGTATATGTATCTCCATTTTTTAAAGCTCCTGATCCTATTGCTGTATTGCCTGACCCGATTGTATTGGAATATAATGTATTATATCCAACTGCAGTATTGTTCCAAGCGATCGTATTTAAACCCAATGAATTTGCACCATAGGCGGAATTGTTGTTACCTGTAGAATTTGCGCCAAGGGAAAAGGATCCCATGCTGCTATTGTAATTTCCAGTTGTATTTTGATATAGTGAGCGAAAGCCCAAAGCAGCATTATTTGAACCCGTACTATTGGAGTAAAGAGATTCATTTCCAAATGCACAATTGTCAAGTCCCGTAGTATTTGAATATCCTGCACTATGTCCTGTCATGGTATTTTTGTTTCCTGTGGTATTTAATGTGCCGCAGGAAGCACCAACGAAAACATTCTCAAAACCAGTTGTATTTGAAAAGCCTGAATAAATCCCTAGAAAAATATTTGATGCGCCATCTAAATTTGAATACCCGGATTGAAATCCGATCATCACATTTCCTGAACCAGTAGTGTTAGTATATGCGGCATCTTTGCCAATGAAAGTATTTTCGGAACCTATGGTATTTTTTGCACCCGCACTCGTACCATAAAATGCATTCCAGTAACCTGTTGTGTTTTTAACTCCGCAATATTCTCCTGTAAATGTGTTTGAATAACCGGTGGTATTATTGAATCCTGCTGAATCTCCAAGAAAAGTGTTATAGCTACCTGAAGTATTATTATAGCCGCTTAGTGTTCCTATGAATGTATTTTGCAACCCTGAAGTATTGAAGTTGCCTGAAAAGGCACCATAAAATGAATTATCATTTGCATTATTATTAGCACCTGATTGGTAACCAGAGAAGGAATTTTGACTGCCGGTTGTATTAATGTTACCTGAACCACTTCCCGCAAAAGTATTCCCATAACCGGTGCTGTTATTTCTCCCACTGTAAGCACCAGTAAAAGTATTGTGGCCGCCTGAATTTGCATATCCTGCCTCTGTACCGAAGAATGAATTATAAAATCCTGTACCGGTAAAGCCGGCATTATTGCCTGCAAATACATTACTTTTTGTTACAGAAGAATTGCTTGCAAAAAATACTCTTTTATTGTTGATGTAAATACCATTGTTTGTGGAAAGATTGATGTTTCCTTTCACATCTAATTTCTGCACAGGAGCAGCAACACCAATTCCTACATTTCCTCCTGCCTGGATACGAATTTTTTCTACGGCAAAAGTTCTTAACACCAGATCGGTATTGTCGCTGGTTCCTACATAATTTGTGGCAGGATTGGTGCCTTCATTACCGCTGGTATTCCATGTTTGTGCAAAAGATACTTGAGTGAAACACAGCGCTATAAGTGCGATGACAAACTGTGTAATTTGTTTTGTTGTTTTCATTTGACGTTTTTTTAGAATGATTGAATAATATTTAACGGTACAAAGATGTATTTGCACGATACCTGATTCCACTACCGGATGATGTGGTTAATCAGCACAACGAAACCATATTTTTGGAAAACAGGTAGTTATAGAACTCCACTTTTGTTGATTGACAGCAATGAAAAAGACCACTTACTTTTGTAAGTGGCCTTGTGATTTTAACAGGATAATAATTATATATATAAAGTACCCGCGTTACTTATTTCTATTTCGGTCATCAATGCTGCACCAATAATTTTACCGGCTTTAATAAATTATTTTCAGCAGAGGTGATTTTGCAGAAATATATTCCGCTGTTCCATGTTGAGGTGTTGAGTGTTATAGAATTTCCATTTGTAAAATCAACAGCTGAAATGGTTTCCATCAGTTTTCCGCTGACATCAAAAACCTGAAGCGTACCGGTTACTGATTCATTGTTGTCAATAGAGAGTTGGACCAGATCGCCTGCAGGATTGGGAGAGACCTGAAGGTGAAGGTCTCCAGTTGTGAGAAGTGCATTTCCTGTTTTAAGTGTTCCGCCGAAATGCCTGACCACCCATGCTGTGGAATACACATTCGATGCATTTTTTACAATTACATTTCCACCGATCGTTACCTCATCTGGGTGATTGGGATTAATGCCCACACAACTGCCACCGCTGGTTGAAAATGTTTGTTGTTCGATTACATCCGGTGAGTACACATCTTCCCATATTAAGTTGCCTGCTTTATTGTATCTCGCAGCAAACGTTTGTGCACTTGTGCCTGACGTGCCGGCTACATAAACATCACCTGAAGCAGTTACATCAAAGTCATACAGTCTGGCAGTACTTTTTTTTGCGTTCCATCTAAAAGTACCATCTGCCTTGAACTTATAAAGCTGAATGCTATAACCCCACTCAGAATATAAGGATCCAATGTGCGCCCTGTATCGGTACGCTCCCATGTACACATTTTCATTTGCATCCAATCGGATTCGAACGGGATATAATTGGCCATTCGGTGCATCGGCTTCAATGTTAATATTCCAAATCAGCTCGCCGGAAGTATTGTATTTTAAAATGATAGGGCGATTTTTGCCTACACCAACATCGCTTGTAAGCACAACATAAGTATTGCCATTGGGAGCTGTCACAATAGAACCACCCTGATCGCTGGCTGTTGATGCAACATTGAAATCGTAGCTGCTGGTCCACAGTTGATTTCCATCAGCATCATATTTTATAGTGATCGCCGACAGGCCGGAAGCTGCAGTACCAATGCCTCCTGTTACATAGCTGTTTCCCGAAGCATCAGCTGATACATCGTTTCCATAATCAACATAATTTCCGTTGCCGGGAAAAACTACCGTCCAAAGCAAGTCACCTGAAATATTGTATTTGGCCGTAACTATATTGGAACTGCTGCCGTCTCCATTGTTTTTTGTTGATCCGTTTACAATCACATTGCCCTCGGAATCAAAGATCATAGAGAGCCAATTATTATCAGGCGAGGTGTGTTTCCATTCCAGATTCATATTCGCATCGAGCTTCACTACTGCACGGATTCCTTTGTATAAAGTGGTGCCTACCGTTACAATGTCGCTTTGCGTTTCTATAAAATAAATGTTGTCTGCTTCATCAATCAGCAGATCGAGTACTCCATTATTCAATCCTATCGGATAAAGTAATGGAGCATCTCCCCAATCGGCATCAACGTCAAGATATTCGCTTAATAACGTTCCGGTAGAGCTGTATTTCTGAATGATCACGCGACCAGCAGCAGGATTGGTAATGCTGTTGTATAAAGCTCCGTCAGTTGCTGAACCGGCAACAATGATGCTACCATCCGATGCCGTTACAATTTTACTATCACCCTGAACAGCATAGCCATTCGAAGAGTATTTATATAGATTGGGGCTTAGACTCCAGTCTGCTGTTACCTGAGCAGAAGTCCGGTACGTGAAAAATAATGCCATCACCAGGATAGCAATTTGAGGAACGTATTTTCTTGTTTTCATAGAATTGTTTTTTAAGATGAATGAATTTTTAATAGGACAAAGATGTGGTGGTACCAGCGCGGATTGCACTACCTGAGCATGTAGTTATTGGTGAAAATGAAAAAGCCGCATTCATGCGGCTTTAAGTGGTAATAAAATATATGGTGCAACTATTTCCTGCTCTTCGTCATCAACTCAAATCGTGAATGAACCTGGAGCAGCTCATAAATATTTTTCACGTGATAACGAACCGTTTCAATAGAAATAAAAAGTTTTTCAGCAATCAGTTTATAGCTCATGCCTTGCTGAATGCATTGTAATATCTCGCGCTGCCGATCATTTAGTTGCGCTTCCTTTTTATCGGGTGGGCTTTTAACACCTTTACGAAACAACTGCAGTGTTTTAGCTGCAATCACCGGCGTCATAGGTGCACCACCGAGGTGCACTTCTTCGATAGCTTCAAGTATTTTTGAAGGGGGTGTTTTTTTCAAAATGTAACCGCTGGCGCCGGCCTGTATCGCCTCGAATATTTTATCATCATCTTCGAACACTGTTTGCATCACAATACGTGCTCCGGGAAAATTTTTAATGATTATGCCAACCGCTTCTATGCCATTTATGCCCGGCATATCAATATCCATCAGTATTACATCGGGTTCGCTTCGCCTGATTTTGAAAACAAGGTCATTCGCATCACCGTATGCACCTGCGCAGGTGAATCCGGGCATGCCATTTATCAGTTGAAAATAACTGTCACGAAGGAGATAATTATCTTCAAATAGTACAACTTTGATATCTTTTTCCATCACACGGTAAATGTCAATTTAAAGTTAGATTCTTTTACTACATGATCGGGTAGTTATGAAAAATTACTTCACTTGTAGAAGTTATTTTTTTAGAAACGCAACAGTCCTGTTTAATGTCGATTTGCAAAGTTTTCAGAATGGTTAACTGTTAAAAGCAACCATAGCGTATCGAAGTAAGAAAGCGAATTTATAAACGCCCTCGTTTCAATTATGAATGAGGCCGGACATGGAAAGGTTTCATTTTAATGCCATGCTAAAATGAATACGTGTGCCTTTTCCTACCCAGCTTGTGATGGTTAATTTTGCTTTGATTTCTTCTGCTCGTACTTTCATATTTTTTAATCCATTGCCTCCGGATTGCTTTATTATTATTGTTTCCGGTTCCATGGAGGTCTCGAATCCTTTGCCGTTATCTGTTATGATCATGATCAGATGGCTGTTTTCCAATGCAACACTTACGTTTACATTTTTGCAAATTGAATATTTATAAATGTTGTTGATTGCTTCCTTATAAATAAGATAAAAATTTTTGCGCTGCTCCATAGTGAGTTTTATTTTTTTAACACGTTCATCGGTATCAAATTGAAGCAGGATATTTTGTCCTGAAAGCAGCTCACCGGCAAAATATCTCATTCGTTTCAGTATATTTTCAAAATTGTCGTTCTTAGGATTTACCGTCCATACAATGTCATTCATAATATCAATCATCTCGCGGGAAGCATCGCCCATTTTTTCCAATATATTTTTAGCGTTACCGGTATTGATATTCATTTGCTGATAAGCAATCTCACTATATACTGAAATACTATTGAGTGTTGAACCAATATCGTCATGAAGGTCTGCGGAAATTCTCTTCCGTATATTTTGCATGGATGTCCGGTTGCGTTTCCT
The genomic region above belongs to Chitinophagaceae bacterium and contains:
- a CDS encoding zinc ABC transporter substrate-binding protein — protein: MRTMRIIWMAVISSCISFYSLGGTIKVVTTLTDLKSIAEFIGGDKVSATSIATGYQNPHFVDPKPSYIMSLTNADLFVTVGLDLETGWSPQLLTSSRNNKIQKGSAGYVDASIGVNLLQVPSAINRAEGDIHIYGNPHYWLDPLNGKVIARNICNGLERVSPENKAYFESNLTAFNTMIDAKMKQWLAAMAPYRGAKLIAYHNEWCYFENRFGLKIVDFMEPKPGIPPTPSQLVKVINEVNTNHIKVIISSPYFTTSSSDVVAKETGVKVLTLATSAGAFDGVKNYFDLFEYNVRQLVSALK
- a CDS encoding metal ABC transporter permease — translated: MFQMFQLPFMVQAFVVAIITGVLLSYLGVHVVGRGIVFVDLALGQISSLGVAFAAFIGFGVTTIPLAFTLVGALLMSFISIRDKRLKQEAIIGILYAFASALTVLLISKTPHGDADIQEVLFGSILSVSWEQIIAISIVFGLIAFVHGIFYRKFFALTESFENGDHHQAGIFNSWNFLFYISIGLAIVYAVKVNGVIPVFSYLIIPAVTAIMLTKNNLLVLLISLLISVSGSFVGLNVSFHYDFPAGSSIVAVLGSIFILASLYKMLSNVGKEKNMNA
- the corA gene encoding magnesium/cobalt transporter CorA: MINIYFRQQDKIVRESDLRTLPQIDPLNVVWVDLNRLDELETRYISSKFGINLSEKQQQEEIESSSRYHETNKIIVANSNFLLQQGDTYISDPASFILKNNYLITHRTNEFRSFTEISKRVLYAPKSFPSGYHVMLSIFENRIDFDADLLENIAKEISRIGKFMGAEQKADKEILIRATQLQEMTMLLRQNMIDKQRMISAMLRSDHFPKDCYERLRMMIKDVNSLMDHTTFSFDRLEYLQDTFLGLINIEQNKIIKLFTVASVVFLPPTLVASIYGMNFDTLPELHWKYGYLFALVLMLLSSLLTLWIFRRNRWL
- a CDS encoding tail fiber domain-containing protein, yielding MKTTKQITQFVIALIALCFTQVSFAQTWNTSGNEGTNPATNYVGTSDNTDLVLRTFAVEKIRIQAGGNVGIGVAAPVQKLDVKGNINLSTNNGIYINNKRVFFASNSSVTKSNVFAGNNAGFTGTGFYNSFFGTEAGYANSGGHNTFTGAYSGRNNSTGYGNTFAGSGSGNINTTGSQNSFSGYQSGANNNANDNSFYGAFSGNFNTSGLQNTFIGTLSGYNNTSGSYNTFLGDSAGFNNTTGYSNTFTGEYCGVKNTTGYWNAFYGTSAGAKNTIGSENTFIGKDAAYTNTTGSGNVMIGFQSGYSNLDGASNIFLGIYSGFSNTTGFENVFVGASCGTLNTTGNKNTMTGHSAGYSNTTGLDNCAFGNESLYSNSTGSNNAALGFRSLYQNTTGNYNSSMGSFSLGANSTGNNNSAYGANSLGLNTIAWNNTAVGYNTLYSNTIGSGNTAIGSGALKNGDTYTANTAVGYGSGVAGQFGDLAIGNGNTCVGFQAGANAAGFNYSSSLGYGATITASNQVMLGGTTVTSVKAAGSFVIYSDGRFKKNIEENVPGLSFINQLKPVTYNYDIHGLNKFIGIQSGDKNETNGYEEEITKKEEIQYTGFIAQEVEAAAEKINYDFSGIYKPQNEKDPYGLSYSDFVVPLVKSVQELSKQNDEIKSQNENLQQQIVELKQSMSANQASSNDGFAKLSFTASEHIALLGQNIPNPFDNSTLIPFRIPSNCHDASIMITNTSSAEVISVIPVSCNEDHLRLDAGIFAAGTYAYTLYVDGKIIATKQMELVR
- a CDS encoding T9SS type A sorting domain-containing protein; translation: MKTRKYVPQIAILVMALFFTYRTSAQVTADWSLSPNLYKYSSNGYAVQGDSKIVTASDGSIIVAGSATDGALYNSITNPAAGRVIIQKYSSTGTLLSEYLDVDADWGDAPLLYPIGLNNGVLDLLIDEADNIYFIETQSDIVTVGTTLYKGIRAVVKLDANMNLEWKHTSPDNNWLSMIFDSEGNVIVNGSTKNNGDGSSSNIVTAKYNISGDLLWTVVFPGNGNYVDYGNDVSADASGNSYVTGGIGTAASGLSAITIKYDADGNQLWTSSYDFNVASTASDQGGSIVTAPNGNTYVVLTSDVGVGKNRPIILKYNTSGELIWNINIEADAPNGQLYPVRIRLDANENVYMGAYRYRAHIGSLYSEWGYSIQLYKFKADGTFRWNAKKSTARLYDFDVTASGDVYVAGTSGTSAQTFAARYNKAGNLIWEDVYSPDVIEQQTFSTSGGSCVGINPNHPDEVTIGGNVIVKNASNVYSTAWVVRHFGGTLKTGNALLTTGDLHLQVSPNPAGDLVQLSIDNNESVTGTLQVFDVSGKLMETISAVDFTNGNSITLNTSTWNSGIYFCKITSAENNLLKPVKLLVQH
- a CDS encoding response regulator transcription factor, which translates into the protein MEKDIKVVLFEDNYLLRDSYFQLINGMPGFTCAGAYGDANDLVFKIRRSEPDVILMDIDMPGINGIEAVGIIIKNFPGARIVMQTVFEDDDKIFEAIQAGASGYILKKTPPSKILEAIEEVHLGGAPMTPVIAAKTLQLFRKGVKSPPDKKEAQLNDRQREILQCIQQGMSYKLIAEKLFISIETVRYHVKNIYELLQVHSRFELMTKSRK